The Methanobacterium alcaliphilum genome segment CACATTTGTACCATCAAAAATGCTAAAAGATGTGAAAATGGTTATACTGGTGGCTGGTAGTAGGGTTGGAACAATTGACAGGGTTATGAACGATGTTTACCTGAATCAACTGCTTGCAGAAGGCTATGATTTTGAATTAAAAATCTTCGCTGAAGATACTGCATCTACGGATACAGAGGTCTTTGAAAAATTTAGTAATGAGCTTAAAACAGCCAATATATTTGTAATGATCAATCCGGGTAGTAATGTATTCACGGCATATCTTTCGTCAATTGTGAAAAACATGCCCAATGGTTCTAAAATATACTTGATTGGAGGATCTAATCCTTTAAGTGGATTTAATGTAACAACACTCTCATATTCATCAGTTCTCAATGCAAATTTAAGTCCTGAGAATATTAAAAGAGCAATGTTGGCAGTATTGAAAGATTTTTCGGCTATTAGTAGTTCAACTAATACTACAATAATTACAATGCCAACTGATTTTGTTTATCATCCGGACACTACTCAGATATTCGTTACTCGTCAGGATTATGTGGATTGGTATGTTTCTGCTGGAAAATACAAAGTTAATGGTCCTTGGGTTGCTTTAATATTCCATAGTTGGTATTATGGTGCTAATGATTTGGCTGCGTATAATGCATTGATTTATGCTTTGGAAGAGCGTGGTGTTAATGTTATAGTGCCTATTATGAGCAGTTTTTCTACAGTTGCTAATACTTTCTTTATGGTTAATGGAACTCCTGCTATAGATGTTCTGATTACTCACTTGCATAGTGGTATGACTGATAATGCTAGTGTGAGTATAATTAATCAGTTAAATGTACCAATACTTAGCCCAGTACACGTTTTCCTTCAGGATACCATTGATGGTTATTTGGCTTATAGTATGGGTTTAACTGGTAATGAACTTACTACGTGGATTATCACTCCTGAAATTAATGGACGTATTGAGCCGGTTTTGATTGGTGGTTCTAAGAGTATAGGTGTTGATCCGATTACTGGCGCTGATGTGAAAATATTTGTGCCTTATCAGCCAGGTATTGATCAATTGGCGGATCGTGCTTATGCTTGGGGTGTTTTGAAGCATACATTGAACAGTGATAAAAAACTGGCTTTGATATACTTTGATAATACTCACGATGAGGGAATGCCTGTTGGAGGAAGCTTAAATATTGAAGCAAGTTTGGCTAATATCCTTAAAGCTCTTGCTGCTGATGGATATAATATAGGTTCTTTGAGTTCGTCAAATATAACTGCTGAAAGTGTTTTGGCTTTGATAACTGATCACGGACGTAACCTTGTAAATTACACTCAACAAGACCTTGCAACTCTCATCCAAAAGGGTGCTCCTACTATGTCTGTGCAGAAATATTTGGAACTGTATAACCAGTTACCGGCATCTCTGCGTAAACAGGTAGAAGATGTTTGGGGTCCTGCTCCGGGGACTTTAATGATTTACAATGGTCAGATAGTATTCCCGGGTATAATGTTAGGTAATATTTTCATGGGGCCGCAGCCAATATGGAAGTGGAATGGCAGTACCTCTGATCTGAGTGATGATACGTTACCACCGACTCACCAGTACATTGCTTTCTATTTGTGGTTGCAGGATGTTTTTGATGCTAACGCAGTAGTGCATGTTGGAGAGCATGGAACATTGGAGCTTCTTCCTGGACACACAGCAGGTATGACTGAAGATGACTGGCCAAATACATTGATCGGTGAAATGCCGCATATCTATATTTACTCTGGAGCAAATAACAATGCTAAAAGGCGAGCTTATGCAGTTATTATATCCCACTTGACTCCGCCGGTTGTTGATTCTGCTTTGTATGGTAATTTATTGGAGATGCATGATTTACTTGAGTCATTTAATGAAGCATATAATCAGAATGATAGCGAGAGAATGGCTATATTAAAAGCTCAAATTTGGAATAAAATTGATAACCAGACCGGTTTAGCTGAAAGATTAGATATAAACTCTAACACTAGCTTTGGAACTGTTTTAAATAGGTTGCATGATTACTTGCATACTTTGGAACAGTCTTTGACTACGTATGGTTTACACACTTTTGGTGAACTGCCTGATAATGAGACGCTAGAGAAATTCATTGCAGCGATTATTGCCTATGATCCAGGAAACAGGACAGGGATGCATGATTATATCCTTGATCTACTTAATCAGAGTGTGACCAATGAAATGGCTTCTTTATTGAAGGCATTAAATGGTGGATACATTACTCCGGGTGTTGCAGGTGATCCGGTAAGGGATTTAACATCTTTACCAACAGGACGAAATACATATTCATTTGATCCAAGGAAAGTTCCCGACTCTGCAGCATTGATTATTGGTACTGCTGCTGCAGAAGCAGTTTTACAACAGTACTTTAACAGTACCAATGGGACATTCCCTGAAACAATTGGAACTTCAATTCGTGGAGGAACAACCATTGCTACTAATGGGGTAGATATTGCTACAATATTCTATTTCCTGGGTGTAAAACCAGTATACTTGAATGGTGTAATTGTTGGAACAGAAGTTATTCCTTTGGAGGATCTGACCATTACTATTGGTAATACCACGGTTCAGAGACCAAGAATTGATGTGATGATTGGTGCTTCTGTAAGCTTCATTAATGTCTGTTATAATATAATAGAGCTTATTGACAAAGCTGTTCAGCAAGTTGCTCTTTTAAATGAGTCTATCACTCAGAATTTCGTGCGCAAGCATTATCTGGCTATGATGGGTGAATTAAAAGCAGAACTTATTGCGCAGGGTTTAAGTCAAAGTGA includes the following:
- a CDS encoding cobaltochelatase subunit CobN, yielding MEVKKIRKQVIFILTTFVFIMACCGAVAATDSQGGVNDTQTTEFSSNETNDNSNQGTVEPDPRIYGVILNNTTPAHGAIINIKNPTNNLTLASGVTNASGEYDIYFNSSLTQFQVEIIFSTFKTFTTTVTPTGSPIPTAELNHTFVPSKMLKDVKMVILVAGSRVGTIDRVMNDVYLNQLLAEGYDFELKIFAEDTASTDTEVFEKFSNELKTANIFVMINPGSNVFTAYLSSIVKNMPNGSKIYLIGGSNPLSGFNVTTLSYSSVLNANLSPENIKRAMLAVLKDFSAISSSTNTTIITMPTDFVYHPDTTQIFVTRQDYVDWYVSAGKYKVNGPWVALIFHSWYYGANDLAAYNALIYALEERGVNVIVPIMSSFSTVANTFFMVNGTPAIDVLITHLHSGMTDNASVSIINQLNVPILSPVHVFLQDTIDGYLAYSMGLTGNELTTWIITPEINGRIEPVLIGGSKSIGVDPITGADVKIFVPYQPGIDQLADRAYAWGVLKHTLNSDKKLALIYFDNTHDEGMPVGGSLNIEASLANILKALAADGYNIGSLSSSNITAESVLALITDHGRNLVNYTQQDLATLIQKGAPTMSVQKYLELYNQLPASLRKQVEDVWGPAPGTLMIYNGQIVFPGIMLGNIFMGPQPIWKWNGSTSDLSDDTLPPTHQYIAFYLWLQDVFDANAVVHVGEHGTLELLPGHTAGMTEDDWPNTLIGEMPHIYIYSGANNNAKRRAYAVIISHLTPPVVDSALYGNLLEMHDLLESFNEAYNQNDSERMAILKAQIWNKIDNQTGLAERLDINSNTSFGTVLNRLHDYLHTLEQSLTTYGLHTFGELPDNETLEKFIAAIIAYDPGNRTGMHDYILDLLNQSVTNEMASLLKALNGGYITPGVAGDPVRDLTSLPTGRNTYSFDPRKVPDSAALIIGTAAAEAVLQQYFNSTNGTFPETIGTSIRGGTTIATNGVDIATIFYFLGVKPVYLNGVIVGTEVIPLEDLTITIGNTTVQRPRIDVMIGASVSFINVCYNIIELIDKAVQQVALLNESITQNFVRKHYLAMMGELKAELIAQGLSQSEAEIQAERLARARIFGLPPGADPHAMGTARLLRSSESWTEEELAEAYLEYESYLYGYGLNGVPGRSVMEKLLKTVETSMVISARVTNGATAPTYRGITMIEFMVKRLTGRNITSYVVNTGYAKIDGTTVTGITVRTLPEALYDSITMTLLNPVWRQGMLSEGSAGQRRIALAIRSMYTLNINGAISPAMWQNIANMYLFGPNKLTDPMAISMLASVIDRVSKHGMMQLTSEQAKMLAKIMGVEGTESDPGNPSTPSTPSKPSSPSSPGAPSGPSGPSGSSSSPGTSVSTSSSVSAQSVDSSEAAAEAGDASSQKAYEVSKTDNSSSKDDYNYAYAIVGLCSLMGLIGFGYFKGIGRN